The Pseudomonadota bacterium genomic sequence ATCGCCGGTGTCGTCCGTTCCTTCGAGCGACAGCTCGGCGACGTCGAAACCGAGGTCGTTCCGGATCACGAGCTGCGCGTCCTCGGCCGTCTCGCACCCCGCGGCGAACGACAGGGCGGCGACGGCGGCCGCGAGCGACATCTTCCAGGTGCGTTTTGTCATTGCTTTTGCGCCTCGCGATGGCAACCATGTTCCGGCCGCGCCGCGTGCGCGACCGCGGCCCCAATGTACAGAAACTCCACTCGGCGGAGCAAGGAAATCCCGTCGAGGCTCGAGAAGGAGAGAACCATGTCGAAGATCAAGCCGTTCCGCGCGCTCCGCCCCCTCCCCGAGAAGGCGAACGCCGTCGCGAGCCCGCCGTACGACGTGCTGAGCTCGGACGAGGCGCGGGTCATGGCCGCGGACAACCCGGTGAGCTTCCTCCACGTCACGAAGCCCGAGATCGACCTCGACGACCCGAAAATCGATCTGTACACGGACGCGGTGTACGCGAAGGCGGCCGAGAACATGCGGCGCCTCGTCGCGCAGGGCGTCATGATCCGGGACGAGTCGCCGAGCCTCTACCTCTACCAGCAGGAGATGCGGTTGGGCGACCGCAACCACGTGCAGGTCGGGCTCGTCGCCGGGGCGTGCTCGGAGGAGTACGAGAAGAACCTCATCAAGAAGCACGAGCTCACCCGCGCCGACAAGGAGAAGGACCGCACGCGCCACGTGGAGACGCTCGACGCCAACGCCGGGCCGGTGTTCCTCACGTACCGCGCGACGAGGTCGATCGACGCCATGGTGGACGCGGAGCGCGCGCAGGCGCCGCTCTACGACTTCGTCTCGCCGGACGGCATCCGCCACGTCGTCTGGGCGATCCGCGAGAGGCAGCGGATCGACGCGTTCACCGCCGCGTTCGCCGCGCTCCCGTGCCTGTACATCGCGGACGGGCACCACCGCTGCGCCTCGGGCGTCGCGATCGGCGCCAAGAGGCGCGCCGCCAACCCGTGCCACACGGGCGACGAGGAGTACGCGTACTTCCTCGCCGTGATGTTCCCGCACGATCAGCTCTACATCATGGACTACAACCGCGTCGTGAACGACCTCAACGGCCTGACCGAGGCCGCGTTCCTCGACAGGGTGCGCGAGAAGTTCGACGTCGCCGAGACGAAGGACAAGCGCCCGGCAAAGGCGACCGAGTTCGGCATGTTCCTCGGCGGCAAGTGGTACAGGCTCACCGCCAAGTCCGGGACGTTCGACGCGAGGAACCCGGTCGAGAGCCTCGACGTGTCGATCCTGCAGGCCAACCTGCTCGCGCCGATCCTCGGCATCGGCGATCCCAGGCGCGACAAGCGGATCGACTTCGTGGGCGGCATCCGAGGGCCGGAGGAGCTCGAGCGGCGCGTCACGCAAGGCGCGGCCGTGGCGTTCTCGATGTTCGCGACTTCGATGGAGCAGCTCATGGCGATCGCGGACGCGGGGCAGATCATGCCGCCCAAGTCCACGTGGTTCGAGCCGAAGCTCCGCTCCGGCCTCCTCGTCCGCCCGCTGGACTGAGCCGGGGCCGCCGGGCGGCGGTCAGTCCCCGTCCGGGAGGCAGACGACGACGATGTTCTCGATGTCGATGACGTACGGCGTCGCCGTGTGGCCCTCGGGGCACGGCGAGACCCACGCGCAGGGGATCTCGCAGAAGTAGTCCAACCCGTCGAAGATGCAGGCGCCGACGCCGGAGGCGATCTTCTCCTCGATCGTCTCGGCGGGATCGAGCTCCGCCATGTCGACCGCGCCGCAGACCGAGCCGCCGCCCGCACCGTAGCCGAACCCGTCGCCGCCGAGCTCGTCCGGGCAGCAGAGGCCGCCGAAGTCGCCCTCCCCCACGCAGGCGTTGTCGAGCCCCATGTCCAGGAGCGGCCCCGTGTTGCAGTAGCCGAGCCCCTCGCTCGCGTACGAGCAGACCGCCTCCGGATAGCCCTGATCGACGCAGTACGCGAGGTCGGCAAGCGCCGCGCAGATCTCGTCGTCCACGCAGACGAGCTCGTCTGAGCCGCACTCCCCGCCGCAGCAGGCCTCGTCGACGCCGCCGCAATCCGTGTCACCGTCCGTGTCCGCGTCCGTGTCCGAATCGGAGTCCGCGTCCGTGTCGGCGTCGCTGTCCGTGTCGGCGTCGCTGTCCGTGTCGGCGTCGCTGTCCGTGTCGGCGTCGCTGTCCGTGTCGGCCCCGGCCGTGCCGTCCCCTCCCGAGCACGCCCCATCTCCGAGCGCGAGCACCAGCAGGAGGAAGGCCGCCCATGTCGGTTTCATGTCGCACCCCCTATTCCCGTTTCGGACGTCGCGACGGTCTTCGAACCCCTGCGGAACTATATCACGATTGACCGGCGAACCCGCGTACCGCTATGATTTCACGCCGAAAAGAAAACCGCGCCGCGTTTCGCTGAAGCGGACGCCGAGGAGAGAAGATGTCGGGCCATAGCAAATGGAGCACGATCAAGCACAAGAAGGGTGCCGCGGACGCCAAGCGCGGCAAGGTCTTCACGAAGGTCATCAAGGAGATCACGACCGCCGCGCGCATCGGCGGCGGCGACCCGGGCGGCAACCCCCGCCTGCGCAAGGCGATCGACGA encodes the following:
- a CDS encoding DUF1015 family protein, with translation MSKIKPFRALRPLPEKANAVASPPYDVLSSDEARVMAADNPVSFLHVTKPEIDLDDPKIDLYTDAVYAKAAENMRRLVAQGVMIRDESPSLYLYQQEMRLGDRNHVQVGLVAGACSEEYEKNLIKKHELTRADKEKDRTRHVETLDANAGPVFLTYRATRSIDAMVDAERAQAPLYDFVSPDGIRHVVWAIRERQRIDAFTAAFAALPCLYIADGHHRCASGVAIGAKRRAANPCHTGDEEYAYFLAVMFPHDQLYIMDYNRVVNDLNGLTEAAFLDRVREKFDVAETKDKRPAKATEFGMFLGGKWYRLTAKSGTFDARNPVESLDVSILQANLLAPILGIGDPRRDKRIDFVGGIRGPEELERRVTQGAAVAFSMFATSMEQLMAIADAGQIMPPKSTWFEPKLRSGLLVRPLD